Proteins encoded in a region of the Candidatus Nitrosomarinus catalina genome:
- the hisD gene encoding histidinol dehydrogenase: MKIHKVTNVEQFVAKIIPKQAQKNKTIVETIIKNVQKNGDSSVKKYEKKFTGAAISNLRVSKSEIKNAYSRVSKNEITALKLSKNKVEKTESVIKNIFKNKKINQDGVQILKKFIPIQSTGCYIPGGLARYPSSVIMSVIPAKVAGVKRIVVVSPPNSNGKIDPLTIVAADICGATEIYKTGGVQAIAALSFGTKSISKVDKIVGPGGAFVTLAKSLVSDNTGIDMLAGPTELGIIADNSANPEYIALDLISQAEHSSDTFCYLITNSEKTAKLVNQIISKLLPTIQRQDLVKSSLSKNGFIAVCKNNSDMINLINYLAPEHLQIMTKTAKSMSSKITSSGLVLLGNYSPSSASDYLLGSNHILPTNGFGKIRGSLSVIDFIKINTEVIASKTSLSKISKHLDTLTSAEGLPNHYEAVRGRLQ; encoded by the coding sequence ATGAAAATCCATAAAGTAACAAATGTTGAACAATTTGTTGCAAAGATCATTCCAAAACAGGCTCAAAAAAACAAAACTATAGTTGAAACTATAATAAAAAATGTTCAAAAAAATGGTGATTCCTCAGTAAAAAAATATGAAAAAAAATTTACTGGTGCAGCTATTTCTAATTTACGAGTTTCTAAGAGTGAAATTAAAAATGCATACTCTAGGGTATCAAAAAACGAAATTACCGCATTAAAGTTATCAAAAAACAAGGTTGAAAAAACTGAATCTGTAATTAAAAATATTTTCAAGAATAAAAAAATTAATCAAGATGGAGTTCAAATATTAAAAAAATTTATTCCTATTCAAAGTACTGGTTGTTATATTCCCGGTGGTCTTGCAAGATACCCTAGCTCTGTGATTATGTCTGTTATTCCTGCAAAAGTTGCTGGTGTTAAAAGAATAGTAGTTGTATCTCCTCCAAATTCTAATGGTAAAATTGATCCACTAACAATTGTAGCTGCAGATATTTGTGGTGCTACTGAAATCTATAAGACTGGTGGTGTACAAGCAATTGCTGCTTTATCTTTTGGTACAAAATCAATTTCAAAAGTTGATAAAATTGTTGGACCTGGTGGTGCATTTGTTACATTAGCAAAATCATTAGTTAGTGACAATACTGGAATCGATATGCTTGCGGGTCCTACTGAATTAGGAATTATTGCAGATAATTCAGCTAATCCTGAATACATAGCGCTTGATTTAATTTCACAAGCAGAACATAGTAGTGATACTTTTTGTTATTTAATTACAAATTCTGAAAAAACTGCAAAACTTGTAAATCAAATAATTTCAAAATTATTGCCAACAATTCAAAGACAGGATTTAGTAAAATCTAGTTTATCTAAAAATGGATTTATTGCTGTTTGTAAAAATAATTCTGATATGATAAATTTAATTAATTATTTGGCTCCTGAACACCTACAAATTATGACTAAAACTGCAAAATCAATGTCCTCAAAAATCACTTCTTCTGGATTAGTTTTACTTGGTAATTACTCTCCATCCTCTGCAAGTGATTACTTGCTAGGCTCAAATCACATACTTCCTACAAACGGCTTTGGAAAAATTCGTGGTTCACTATCTGTAATTGATTTTATTAAAATCAATACAGAGGTAATTGCCTCAAAAACTTCATTGTCTAAAATTTCAAAACACCTTGACACATTAACTTCTGCAGAAGGATTACCTAATCATTATGAGGCAGTAAGAGGTAGATTGCAATGA
- the hisC gene encoding histidinol-phosphate transaminase, which yields MKKNWFDSKVKEFSSIGGYQKPELNENSLKLDSNENYVLSKQFQNDIVSGARKNSDVREYPLGGVERLIQMISKFVKVPSSMIGIGNGSDQILDLILSNFASKQTKVLTSNPTFGFFEERCKLYSIPLIRIPFSNEMKLDVEEFIKESKNADILYLDSPNNPTGFQFSKIEIKKLIKSFEGMIIIDEAYGEFSDYSLSSLVKTQNNLIVVRTLSKSFGMAGLRLGYFVANKKFTDAFLNVLQYPYPLSTITIESGILALEKVNLMENAVKIIKTERQRIIETLQKFDAFEVFDSKANFVLFDAHSSYKRVYSALSEQGISIRKLGKIGNHDGCLRVTIGTKEMNSKFLLAIRDYLG from the coding sequence ATGAAAAAAAACTGGTTTGATTCCAAAGTAAAAGAATTTTCTTCAATTGGTGGATACCAAAAACCAGAATTAAATGAAAATTCTCTAAAACTTGATTCAAATGAAAATTATGTTTTATCAAAACAATTTCAAAATGATATTGTATCAGGAGCTAGAAAAAATTCTGATGTAAGGGAATATCCTCTTGGAGGGGTTGAAAGACTAATTCAAATGATTTCCAAGTTTGTAAAAGTACCTTCATCTATGATTGGGATTGGAAATGGTTCTGATCAAATTTTAGATTTAATTCTATCTAACTTTGCATCAAAACAAACTAAAGTTCTTACATCAAATCCAACTTTTGGTTTTTTTGAGGAGCGATGTAAATTATATTCAATTCCACTAATCAGAATTCCATTTTCTAATGAAATGAAATTAGACGTTGAAGAATTCATCAAAGAATCAAAAAACGCTGATATTCTATATCTTGATTCCCCAAATAATCCAACTGGCTTTCAATTTTCTAAAATAGAGATTAAAAAATTAATCAAATCTTTTGAAGGTATGATAATCATTGATGAAGCATACGGTGAATTTTCTGATTATTCTCTTTCTAGCTTAGTTAAAACTCAAAATAATTTAATTGTAGTTAGAACCTTGTCCAAGTCTTTTGGAATGGCCGGTCTACGGTTGGGTTATTTTGTTGCAAACAAAAAATTTACTGATGCATTTCTAAATGTTTTACAATACCCATACCCTCTTAGTACAATAACAATTGAATCTGGAATTTTAGCCTTAGAAAAAGTGAATTTGATGGAAAATGCAGTAAAAATCATCAAAACTGAGAGGCAAAGAATTATTGAAACATTGCAAAAATTTGATGCCTTTGAAGTCTTTGATTCCAAGGCTAATTTTGTACTATTTGATGCACATAGCTCCTACAAGCGAGTATATTCAGCATTATCTGAACAAGGAATTTCTATTAGAAAATTGGGTAAAATAGGAAATCATGATGGATGTCTTAGAGTCACAATTGGAACAAAGGAAATGAATTCAAAATTCTTATTGGCTATTCGTGATTATTTGGGATGA
- a CDS encoding HAD-IA family hydrolase, with product MTLTQKSKGIYVDDSFDPTKFDSIIFDCDGVLVDITNSYDQTIVKTAKYVLETLAKISDSIQIDFKIIDGFKSTGGFNDEVDLTYAAILSIVAAKKLKKDQTEFINLVIKNSDSTGIKSVETFIKNQVDISEIIEQLSYPGSHKDNILYQIFDQLFYGPELYLKLFKNISKFSESGLIENDIVIFNNDLSDKLENKFHNQISMVTGRGKESVKYSLKNLLEKFDLQNSMFLEDEPRELAKPNPQSLVKSITGMNSKSCLYVGDSMEDFIMAKKATILGNKTTFCGIIGTSKNPEEKLQLFEQNEAILVLDSINLLPKVLNLE from the coding sequence ATGACTCTAACACAAAAATCAAAAGGTATCTATGTTGATGATTCATTTGATCCCACCAAATTTGACAGTATAATTTTTGATTGTGATGGTGTACTAGTTGATATTACAAATTCATATGATCAAACAATAGTTAAAACAGCAAAATATGTTTTAGAAACTTTAGCAAAAATTAGTGATTCAATTCAAATAGATTTTAAAATTATTGATGGTTTCAAATCCACTGGCGGTTTTAATGATGAAGTTGACTTGACTTATGCCGCAATTCTTTCAATTGTTGCTGCAAAAAAATTAAAAAAAGATCAAACAGAATTTATTAATCTTGTAATAAAAAATTCTGATTCAACAGGAATCAAATCTGTTGAGACTTTCATAAAAAATCAGGTTGACATATCTGAAATTATTGAACAACTATCTTATCCTGGTTCACACAAGGACAATATTTTATATCAAATATTTGATCAATTATTTTATGGACCAGAACTTTATTTAAAATTATTTAAAAATATATCAAAATTTTCTGAATCTGGTTTAATTGAAAATGATATTGTAATTTTTAATAATGATTTATCTGATAAATTAGAAAATAAATTTCATAATCAAATTTCAATGGTTACTGGAAGGGGAAAAGAATCTGTTAAGTATTCGTTAAAAAATCTGCTTGAAAAATTTGACTTGCAAAATTCAATGTTTTTAGAAGATGAACCAAGAGAACTTGCAAAACCTAATCCTCAATCACTTGTAAAATCTATCACTGGTATGAATAGCAAATCCTGTTTGTATGTTGGTGACTCTATGGAGGATTTTATTATGGCTAAAAAAGCCACAATTTTGGGTAATAAAACAACCTTTTGTGGAATTATTGGAACAAGTAAAAATCCTGAGGAAAAATTGCAATTATTTGAACAAAATGAGGCTATTTTAGTTCTTGATTCGATTAATTTGCTACCAAAGGTATTAAATTTAGAATAA
- a CDS encoding imidazoleglycerol-phosphate dehydratase yields the protein MAQRKASVNRSTKETTISVSVNLDGQGNTSIKTGINFVDHLITSFGKHGMMDLKVNAKSNDGIEHHLIEDTAITIGQAIDKALGSRKGITRFSYASVPMDESLAEASIDLVKRPFSKLTLSIKRSKIENVSKEDLEHFFQSLLQNLNSCIHLTVKYGDNDHHKVESAIKSLAVAFRSASSYDKKQKGIPSTKGSM from the coding sequence ATGGCTCAAAGAAAAGCATCAGTAAATCGAAGTACAAAAGAAACTACTATTTCTGTATCTGTCAATCTTGATGGACAAGGAAATACTAGTATCAAAACTGGAATTAATTTTGTTGATCACCTAATCACATCATTTGGAAAACATGGTATGATGGATCTTAAAGTAAATGCAAAATCTAATGATGGCATTGAACACCACTTAATTGAAGATACTGCAATAACAATTGGTCAGGCAATTGATAAAGCACTAGGTTCTAGAAAAGGAATTACTAGATTTAGCTATGCTTCTGTTCCTATGGATGAATCTTTAGCTGAAGCATCTATTGATCTTGTAAAACGACCCTTCTCAAAATTGACTCTATCCATTAAACGAAGCAAAATTGAAAATGTATCTAAAGAAGATTTAGAACACTTTTTCCAATCACTACTTCAAAATTTGAATAGCTGTATCCACCTTACTGTCAAGTATGGAGACAATGATCACCACAAAGTTGAATCTGCAATCAAATCCCTTGCAGTTGCATTTAGATCTGCATCATCATATGATAAAAAACAAAAAGGAATTCCAAGTACAAAAGGTTCAATGTAA
- the hisH gene encoding imidazole glycerol phosphate synthase subunit HisH: MVNLAIFDYGAGNIFSLKNSLEQAGASVDVITSFDKSNIYSGLLLPGVGNFDPAIQSINENSKTKFHDYVKEDTPVLGICLGMEMFFEKSEEGVEKGFNVIDGEIVVLPSTMKVPHMGWNNLEIKKSGTILEGVDDGSWVYFVHSYRAKPKSDDVITAESDYGVKVPAVVEKNNFFGTQFHPEKSGDVGKIMIQNFLNVCKK, from the coding sequence ATGGTAAATTTAGCAATTTTTGATTATGGCGCTGGAAATATTTTCAGCCTTAAAAATAGTCTTGAACAAGCTGGTGCCTCAGTTGATGTAATTACTTCTTTTGATAAAAGCAATATTTATTCCGGATTATTATTACCTGGAGTTGGAAATTTTGATCCTGCAATACAGAGTATTAATGAAAATTCAAAAACAAAATTTCATGATTATGTAAAGGAAGATACTCCTGTTTTAGGCATATGTTTGGGCATGGAAATGTTTTTTGAAAAAAGTGAGGAGGGAGTTGAAAAAGGATTTAATGTTATTGATGGTGAAATAGTAGTTTTACCATCTACTATGAAAGTTCCACATATGGGATGGAATAATTTAGAAATTAAAAAATCTGGAACCATTCTGGAAGGTGTAGATGATGGTTCATGGGTTTATTTTGTTCACTCTTATCGTGCTAAACCAAAATCTGATGATGTGATTACTGCTGAATCTGATTATGGTGTTAAAGTTCCAGCAGTTGTTGAAAAAAATAATTTCTTTGGAACTCAATTTCATCCTGAAAAATCAGGCGATGTTGGAAAAATAATGATCCAGAATTTTCTTAATGTGTGTAAAAAATGA
- the hisA gene encoding 1-(5-phosphoribosyl)-5-[(5-phosphoribosylamino)methylideneamino]imidazole-4-carboxamide isomerase, translating into MKVIPAIDLMNGQVVRLYKGDPNQKTVYSDDPIGIAKKWEESGADMIHLVDLDATLGLGSNFELIKKIVSSVSVPVEIAGGLRSESLILEALKIVDRVVIGTMAFKEPELLQKLLIKLGSDKLVISVDHKDGIIVTHGWQSNTDISLIDSMNEFLGVGFTEFLLTNVNRDGTLEGPDLEFLEEACSLDKANVIASGGISNVDDIPKVKEKNAWGVILGKALYENKISIEETKKLS; encoded by the coding sequence ATGAAAGTGATTCCCGCAATTGATTTAATGAATGGACAAGTAGTTAGACTCTACAAGGGTGATCCAAACCAAAAAACCGTTTATAGTGATGATCCAATTGGTATTGCCAAAAAATGGGAAGAATCTGGAGCTGATATGATTCATCTAGTAGATTTAGATGCTACTTTGGGATTGGGTTCTAACTTTGAATTAATCAAAAAAATTGTTTCATCAGTGTCTGTTCCAGTAGAAATAGCAGGTGGACTACGTTCTGAATCATTAATTCTTGAAGCACTAAAAATTGTAGATAGAGTTGTTATCGGAACAATGGCATTCAAAGAACCTGAATTATTACAAAAGTTACTGATTAAACTTGGTTCAGACAAACTTGTAATTTCCGTAGATCACAAAGATGGCATTATTGTTACACATGGATGGCAAAGCAATACTGATATTTCATTAATTGATTCAATGAATGAATTTTTAGGTGTCGGATTTACCGAATTTCTTTTAACAAATGTTAATCGTGATGGTACTTTGGAAGGACCAGATTTGGAATTTTTAGAGGAAGCATGCAGTTTGGATAAGGCAAATGTGATTGCAAGCGGTGGAATTTCTAATGTTGATGACATTCCTAAAGTAAAAGAGAAAAATGCTTGGGGAGTTATTTTAGGAAAGGCACTTTATGAAAATAAAATTAGTATTGAGGAGACAAAAAAATTATCATGA
- the hisF gene encoding imidazole glycerol phosphate synthase subunit HisF, with the protein MTLTKRIIPCLDVKNGRVVKGLNFESIKDAGDPVELAAKYSNEGADELVFLDITASNEQRETIKELVRKVASVINIPFTVGGGVKSVDDARNILLNGADKVGVNTSAIKTPVLVTELMTLFGRQCVVVAIDAKRNFEIKENVNVFSENGKEFWFEVFIYGGKQGTGIDVINWAKEAEKLGAGEILLTSIDADGTKNGYDVLLTKSIVENASIPVIASGGCGKPDDMVEIFEKSNVDAALAASIFHYDSHGVQGVKSFLKDKKIPVRL; encoded by the coding sequence ATGACTTTAACTAAAAGAATAATCCCCTGTTTGGATGTAAAAAATGGTAGAGTTGTCAAAGGCCTAAATTTTGAATCCATAAAAGATGCTGGTGATCCAGTTGAGCTAGCTGCTAAATATAGTAATGAAGGTGCTGATGAGCTTGTATTTCTTGATATTACTGCTTCAAATGAACAACGAGAAACAATCAAGGAATTAGTTAGAAAAGTTGCTTCTGTAATTAATATTCCATTCACTGTTGGTGGTGGAGTCAAATCAGTTGATGACGCAAGAAACATTTTACTTAATGGAGCTGATAAAGTTGGAGTTAATACAAGTGCAATTAAGACTCCTGTACTTGTTACTGAATTAATGACATTGTTTGGTAGACAATGTGTTGTAGTGGCAATTGATGCAAAAAGAAATTTTGAGATTAAAGAAAATGTAAATGTATTTTCAGAAAATGGAAAAGAATTCTGGTTTGAAGTTTTCATTTATGGTGGAAAACAAGGAACTGGAATTGATGTCATTAACTGGGCCAAAGAAGCTGAAAAATTAGGTGCTGGAGAAATTTTACTAACTAGTATTGATGCTGATGGAACAAAAAATGGATATGATGTATTGTTAACAAAATCTATTGTTGAAAACGCCTCTATTCCTGTAATTGCTTCTGGCGGATGTGGAAAACCGGATGATATGGTAGAAATATTTGAAAAATCAAATGTTGATGCTGCACTTGCAGCCTCAATATTTCACTATGATTCTCATGGTGTTCAAGGCGTCAAATCTTTTCTAAAAGATAAAAAAATACCTGTAAGATTATAA
- the hisI gene encoding phosphoribosyl-AMP cyclohydrolase, which yields MNKSIDEIDFEKSGGIVPVIVQDANSKDVLTLAYSNKESLELAKKTGKSWFWSRSRNKLWMKGEESGNTQKIKEILVDCDFDAIIYLVEPSGPACHTGEKVCFHHELK from the coding sequence ATGAACAAATCTATTGATGAAATTGATTTTGAAAAAAGTGGTGGAATTGTGCCTGTAATTGTTCAAGATGCAAATTCAAAAGATGTTTTGACTTTGGCTTATTCTAATAAGGAATCTTTAGAACTTGCAAAAAAAACTGGCAAGTCATGGTTTTGGAGCCGTTCAAGAAATAAACTTTGGATGAAAGGTGAAGAATCTGGCAATACACAAAAAATTAAAGAAATTTTAGTTGACTGTGATTTTGATGCAATAATCTATTTGGTTGAACCATCCGGTCCAGCTTGTCATACTGGCGAAAAAGTTTGTTTTCATCACGAATTAAAATAA
- a CDS encoding threonine synthase, with product MTRTSLQCRECKKEYETAFKYVCDDCFGPLDVKYDFPTITKDMFANREQTYWRYFELLPIENKSNIVSIDAGMTPLVKAENLGKKLGLNNLYIKNDSVNPTFSFKDRPAGVAISKAKELGLTAVGCASTGNLASATAAHAARAGLPCHVFAPSNIEIAKIAQALSYGANYIAVDGTYDDANRIAAQIGDSKGIGVVNINMRSHYVEGSKTFSYEVAEQLDWQVPDQLIVPVGSGAMLNAICKGFEELQTVSLLGDVSNMHMIAAQPHGCAPIVDAFKNNSKEVIPVENPDTVAKSLAIGDPGDGRYVLKRLQQYNGFAEECNNKEILDAILLLAKTEGIFTEPAGGVSVSVLQKMVEQGKIDKNDKVVCYVTGNGLKATESIMEILPKPTVYQPNIKEISAVVQ from the coding sequence TTGACTAGAACTTCACTTCAATGTAGGGAATGTAAAAAGGAGTATGAAACTGCCTTCAAATATGTTTGTGATGACTGTTTTGGTCCATTAGATGTAAAGTATGATTTTCCAACTATAACAAAAGATATGTTTGCTAATCGTGAACAAACGTATTGGAGATATTTTGAATTACTCCCAATTGAAAATAAATCAAATATCGTAAGTATTGATGCTGGAATGACCCCTCTTGTCAAAGCAGAGAATCTTGGAAAAAAATTGGGATTAAATAATTTATACATAAAAAATGATTCTGTTAATCCGACATTCTCATTTAAAGACAGACCAGCTGGTGTTGCAATTTCAAAAGCAAAAGAACTTGGTTTAACTGCAGTTGGATGTGCATCCACTGGTAATTTAGCTTCTGCAACTGCAGCACATGCCGCAAGAGCTGGATTACCATGTCATGTATTTGCACCAAGTAATATTGAAATAGCAAAAATTGCACAGGCATTATCCTATGGTGCAAATTACATTGCAGTTGATGGAACTTATGATGATGCAAATAGAATTGCAGCTCAAATCGGTGACAGTAAAGGAATTGGTGTAGTTAACATTAACATGCGTTCACATTACGTTGAAGGTTCTAAAACATTTTCATATGAAGTTGCAGAACAACTTGATTGGCAAGTACCTGATCAATTAATTGTACCTGTAGGAAGTGGTGCAATGCTTAATGCAATTTGTAAAGGATTTGAAGAATTACAAACTGTTTCACTACTTGGGGATGTATCAAATATGCATATGATTGCAGCACAACCACATGGCTGTGCACCTATTGTTGATGCCTTTAAGAATAATTCTAAAGAAGTAATTCCAGTTGAAAATCCTGACACTGTTGCTAAGAGTTTAGCAATTGGTGATCCTGGAGACGGTAGATATGTTTTGAAAAGACTTCAACAATACAATGGATTTGCAGAAGAATGTAACAATAAAGAAATTTTAGATGCAATACTTCTTTTGGCTAAAACTGAAGGAATATTTACAGAACCAGCAGGTGGTGTATCTGTTTCAGTATTACAAAAAATGGTTGAACAAGGTAAGATTGATAAAAATGACAAAGTAGTTTGCTATGTTACTGGAAATGGTCTGAAAGCAACTGAATCAATTATGGAAATATTGCCTAAACCTACTGTTTATCAGCCAAACATTAAAGAAATCTCGGCTGTGGTTCAATAA
- a CDS encoding ThiF family adenylyltransferase has product MANITFTIPSVLNAGGGEKKTEISADSLQDAFIKISEIQGDDFKRRVLEADNTPRSLINIYINGKNAKFASGMETPLNDGDEVYILPAVAGGSEDLSSKELDRYSRQVMLEEIGFNGQLKLKNSKVCVVGTGGLGHPIITRLTAMGVGTLRIVDRDVIELSNLHRQTLFDEDDVGQVKVEAAAKKLKKLNSECNIEALTVSVNDYTALEVVEGCDVVIDALDSVNARYALNKACVKFGIPFVTGAAVGTSGQAFTILPKESACYYCMFPALDEETMPTCSIEGVHPSILSIMGGIEVAEAVKVITGKKPNLSNRILHIDLENLDFNSTRTFRADECPICGTGKLEVVEKQELILEELCGRNRGKRTYSITPTETFDLDSASVSAVAKEKGFLVENLGDLGLSMRTNELSVNFMKRGSAVVVGSKDESDAITLYKTLLSKN; this is encoded by the coding sequence ATGGCAAATATCACATTTACAATTCCTTCAGTTCTAAATGCTGGTGGCGGCGAGAAAAAAACTGAAATCTCAGCAGATTCTCTACAGGATGCTTTTATCAAAATATCAGAAATTCAAGGTGATGATTTTAAGCGCAGAGTACTAGAGGCTGATAACACACCACGCTCTTTGATTAATATCTACATTAATGGAAAAAATGCAAAATTTGCTAGTGGAATGGAAACTCCGTTAAATGATGGTGATGAAGTCTATATTTTACCTGCAGTTGCTGGCGGTTCTGAGGATTTATCTTCAAAAGAACTGGATCGATACTCTCGTCAAGTAATGCTTGAAGAAATTGGTTTTAACGGTCAACTAAAATTAAAAAATTCTAAAGTTTGTGTTGTGGGAACTGGTGGATTAGGACATCCAATAATTACAAGATTGACTGCAATGGGAGTCGGTACATTAAGAATTGTTGATAGAGATGTTATTGAATTATCTAATTTACATAGACAAACATTGTTTGATGAAGATGATGTCGGACAAGTAAAAGTTGAAGCAGCTGCAAAAAAATTAAAAAAATTAAATTCTGAATGTAACATCGAAGCACTAACAGTTTCAGTAAATGATTACACTGCACTTGAAGTTGTTGAAGGCTGTGATGTTGTAATTGATGCACTTGATTCAGTAAATGCACGTTATGCATTAAACAAAGCTTGTGTTAAATTTGGAATTCCTTTTGTAACTGGAGCTGCAGTTGGAACATCAGGACAAGCATTTACAATTTTACCAAAAGAATCTGCATGTTACTATTGCATGTTTCCTGCACTTGATGAAGAGACAATGCCAACTTGTAGTATTGAAGGTGTACATCCATCAATACTTTCCATCATGGGTGGAATAGAAGTTGCAGAAGCTGTCAAAGTAATTACAGGAAAAAAACCAAATCTATCAAACAGAATTTTACATATTGATTTAGAAAATTTAGATTTTAACAGCACAAGAACTTTTAGAGCTGATGAATGTCCCATTTGTGGAACTGGAAAATTAGAAGTTGTTGAAAAACAAGAATTAATTTTAGAAGAATTATGTGGACGAAACAGAGGAAAGAGAACTTACTCTATCACTCCAACTGAAACTTTTGATTTGGATTCTGCAAGTGTTTCAGCTGTTGCAAAAGAAAAAGGATTCTTAGTTGAAAATTTAGGTGACTTGGGCTTATCTATGAGAACAAATGAATTATCTGTTAATTTTATGAAAAGGGGATCTGCAGTTGTTGTTGGATCAAAAGATGAATCTGATGCAATTACTCTGTACAAGACTCTATTATCAAAAAATTAG